One Mycolicibacterium crocinum DNA window includes the following coding sequences:
- a CDS encoding DUF485 domain-containing protein, whose amino-acid sequence MSTTDLPPQETHPSGAQYLAVQASPEFQELRRTLRRFVFPTTAFFLIWYATYVLLGAFAHDFMAIKVWGNINLGLIIGLGQFLTTFLITGLYVRFANRELDPRAEAIRAEMEGAAK is encoded by the coding sequence GTGTCCACAACCGACCTGCCGCCGCAGGAAACTCACCCCAGCGGCGCCCAATACCTGGCCGTCCAGGCCAGCCCCGAATTTCAGGAGCTGCGCCGCACGCTGCGCCGCTTCGTCTTCCCGACGACGGCGTTCTTCCTGATCTGGTACGCCACCTACGTCCTTCTCGGCGCGTTCGCCCACGACTTCATGGCCATCAAGGTGTGGGGCAACATCAACCTCGGCCTGATCATCGGCCTCGGCCAGTTCTTGACGACGTTCCTCATCACCGGCCTGTACGTGCGGTTCGCCAACCGCGAGCTCGACCCGCGTGCCGAAGCCATCCGCGCCGAGATGGAAGGCGCCGCAAAGTGA
- a CDS encoding cation acetate symporter, giving the protein MSGSTATAFTAGGLLAAAVATVAVGAYGVRLSRTTSDFLVASRTVGPRWNAAAISGEYLSAASFLGVAGLIAKYGADALWYPVGFTAGYLGLLLFVSAPLRRSGAYTVPDFAEFRLGSPRVRRIAMIVVVTVCILYLIPQYQGAGIALKALLGVPVWLGPLVVGGIVIVNVVGGGMRSITFVQAFQYWLKLTAVAVPALVLLTHFGHHHPQVGGPLPPTVAQQTVVTVETDVIVTVADPTGVTVDNHALETPGRYTLPEGTTLTLAAGAQTPVVAGTPATGTSWIQSGGGLGGNHPLYQVFSIMVATFLGAMGLPHVLVRFYTNPDGRAARRTALTVIVLLSLFYLFPVLLGVFARLYVPQLLVTGKADAAVLLLPSAAIAGLPGELIGALVAAGAIAAFLATSSGLLVSIAGALSTDVLRGRVSDFRLVALVAGLIPIPLSLVSPVLDLSRGVGLAFAVAASTLCPLLVLGIWWRGLTAAGAIAGLTVGALASGVAILVAVTGWVDDDVLGGWLTTLIGYPAAVTVPLAFATMVVVSRITRREVPPDVARIFARMHVPERLGMGVERLPRG; this is encoded by the coding sequence GTGAGTGGATCGACCGCGACGGCCTTCACCGCCGGCGGCCTGCTGGCCGCCGCGGTGGCAACGGTGGCCGTCGGCGCCTACGGGGTTCGGCTGTCGCGCACCACATCCGACTTCCTGGTGGCCTCGCGCACCGTCGGCCCACGGTGGAACGCCGCCGCTATCTCCGGCGAATACCTCTCGGCCGCTTCGTTTCTCGGTGTCGCCGGGCTGATCGCCAAGTACGGAGCCGACGCGCTGTGGTATCCGGTCGGGTTCACCGCAGGCTATCTGGGCCTGCTGCTGTTCGTCTCCGCCCCGCTGCGCCGCTCCGGCGCCTACACCGTGCCCGACTTCGCCGAGTTCCGGCTGGGGTCGCCGCGAGTGCGCCGGATCGCGATGATCGTGGTCGTCACGGTGTGCATCCTCTACCTGATCCCGCAATATCAGGGCGCCGGAATCGCGTTGAAAGCCCTTCTCGGCGTGCCGGTTTGGCTGGGCCCCCTGGTCGTCGGCGGGATCGTGATCGTCAACGTCGTCGGCGGCGGGATGCGGTCGATCACCTTCGTGCAGGCGTTCCAGTACTGGCTGAAGCTGACCGCAGTCGCCGTCCCCGCGCTGGTGCTGTTGACGCACTTCGGCCACCATCATCCCCAGGTCGGTGGCCCACTGCCACCGACCGTGGCCCAGCAGACCGTCGTCACCGTGGAGACCGACGTCATCGTCACCGTCGCCGACCCCACTGGTGTGACGGTGGACAACCACGCGCTAGAAACCCCCGGCCGGTACACCCTGCCGGAAGGCACCACGTTGACACTGGCCGCGGGAGCCCAGACTCCCGTCGTGGCCGGGACACCGGCCACCGGCACCTCGTGGATCCAGAGCGGCGGCGGACTTGGCGGTAATCACCCGCTCTACCAAGTCTTTTCGATCATGGTGGCAACCTTCCTCGGCGCCATGGGCCTGCCGCACGTGCTGGTCCGCTTCTACACCAACCCGGACGGGCGCGCCGCGCGCCGGACGGCCCTGACGGTGATCGTGCTGTTGTCGTTGTTCTACCTCTTCCCTGTGCTGCTCGGGGTGTTCGCCCGGCTCTACGTGCCCCAGCTGCTCGTCACGGGCAAGGCCGATGCGGCCGTGCTGCTGCTGCCGTCGGCCGCCATCGCGGGGTTGCCGGGCGAGTTGATCGGTGCCTTGGTCGCCGCGGGCGCCATCGCGGCCTTCCTCGCCACGTCGTCGGGTCTGCTGGTCAGCATCGCCGGCGCACTGTCCACCGACGTACTGCGCGGCCGGGTCAGCGACTTCCGGCTCGTGGCACTGGTCGCCGGGCTCATCCCGATTCCGCTGTCGCTGGTCTCCCCCGTGCTGGACCTGTCCCGCGGCGTCGGCCTGGCCTTCGCTGTCGCGGCCTCCACCCTGTGCCCACTGCTGGTGCTGGGGATCTGGTGGCGCGGGTTGACCGCCGCCGGCGCGATCGCGGGGTTGACGGTCGGCGCGTTGGCCTCCGGCGTCGCCATCCTTGTCGCGGTCACCGGCTGGGTGGACGACGACGTGCTCGGCGGCTGGCTGACGACGCTGATCGGCTATCCCGCCGCCGTCACGGTCCCGCTGGCCTTCGCGACGATGGTGGTGGTCAGTCGCATCACCAGACGGGAAGTGCCACCCGACGTGGCGCGCATCTTCGCCCGCATGCACGTGCCGGAACGGCTCGGCATGGGTGTGGAGCGCTTGCCCCGGGGCTGA
- a CDS encoding LytR/AlgR family response regulator transcription factor, which produces MAGLWVLAVDDEAPALDELTYLLGEHPGVAEVTGAGDATSALRIINERTVDAIFLDINMPGLSGLELASVLGNFAHPPAVVFVTAHDDKALAAFEVGALDYLLKPIRKERLDEAVRRVMSARTAEPAPAADEPQADTIPVELGGVTQLVRCDTIGWVEAEGDYTRLHAASGSHLVRIPLSTLEDRWRNRGFQRVHRSYLVALNMVTGLRTSGASTMVRMRANGASAAIELPVSRRQARELRDRLIRDPMRTFRPGTTNDAGTTND; this is translated from the coding sequence ATGGCAGGGCTGTGGGTGCTGGCGGTCGACGACGAAGCCCCCGCGCTCGACGAGCTCACCTACCTGCTCGGCGAGCACCCGGGTGTCGCCGAGGTGACCGGCGCAGGCGACGCCACCTCCGCGCTGCGCATCATCAACGAACGCACCGTCGACGCGATCTTCCTCGACATCAACATGCCCGGCCTGTCCGGCCTCGAACTAGCCAGCGTGCTGGGCAATTTCGCGCACCCGCCCGCCGTCGTCTTCGTCACCGCGCACGACGACAAGGCGCTGGCGGCGTTCGAAGTCGGTGCCCTGGACTACCTGCTCAAGCCGATCCGCAAGGAGCGTCTCGACGAGGCCGTGCGCCGGGTGATGTCCGCGCGAACAGCCGAACCTGCCCCCGCGGCCGACGAACCGCAGGCCGACACCATTCCCGTCGAGCTCGGCGGCGTCACCCAGCTGGTGCGCTGCGACACCATCGGCTGGGTGGAGGCCGAAGGCGACTACACCCGGCTGCACGCCGCATCCGGCTCGCATCTGGTGCGAATTCCGTTGAGTACGTTGGAAGATCGCTGGCGCAACCGCGGCTTCCAGCGCGTGCACCGTTCCTACCTCGTCGCACTGAACATGGTGACCGGCCTGCGCACGTCCGGCGCGTCGACGATGGTGCGGATGCGCGCCAATGGCGCCTCGGCCGCCATCGAGCTGCCGGTCAGCCGCCGTCAGGCCCGCGAACTGCGCGACCGCCTCATCCGCGACCCGATGCGGACCTTCCGGCCGGGGACCACCAATGACGCTGGTACCACCAATGACTAG
- a CDS encoding sensor histidine kinase produces the protein MSGAVALALAVALAGVVLIVGAVAVLTRRVVSTPAERTVHAALHTASLAARSLRKGLDADSAAGAAPHLRGLTGSDGVALYSGDGALLAIDPPGDALWTPAALEICHHTARDAIAGQRRVLAREQLPAVVAQPILDDDGVVIGVLVVVNLDEPSPGMLGAIAEVARYAASQLQLAELDASRARLDRAEVLALRAQISPHFIYNALNTIASFVRTDPDRARDLILEFADFTRYSFRSAGPYTVLADELRNIDRYLTLERARFGPNLSVTLQIAPEVLTVVVPFLALQPLVENAVRHGLAGRQGGSIEITARDEGSDCVISVEDDGIGMDPQALRSGHGDVLGEGEQSAHVGLSNVDHRLRAAFGNDYGLVVETAPNAGTKVIMRVPKFRTGVRV, from the coding sequence ATGTCGGGTGCGGTAGCGCTCGCATTGGCGGTCGCGCTGGCCGGGGTCGTGCTGATCGTCGGCGCCGTCGCCGTCCTGACCCGCCGCGTGGTGAGCACCCCAGCCGAGCGCACCGTCCACGCCGCGCTGCACACCGCCTCGCTGGCCGCCCGGTCGCTGCGCAAAGGCCTGGACGCCGACTCCGCGGCAGGCGCCGCCCCGCACCTGCGCGGCCTCACCGGATCCGACGGCGTCGCCCTCTACAGCGGCGACGGCGCTCTGCTCGCCATCGACCCACCCGGCGACGCGTTGTGGACGCCGGCCGCCCTGGAGATTTGCCACCACACCGCCCGCGACGCGATCGCCGGCCAGCGCCGGGTGCTGGCCCGCGAACAGCTGCCCGCCGTCGTGGCCCAGCCGATCCTCGACGACGACGGCGTCGTCATCGGCGTTCTGGTCGTGGTCAACCTCGACGAGCCCTCCCCGGGCATGCTCGGCGCCATCGCCGAGGTCGCGCGCTACGCCGCCAGCCAGCTCCAGCTCGCCGAGCTCGACGCGTCGCGGGCCCGCCTCGACCGCGCCGAGGTGCTCGCGCTGCGCGCACAGATCAGCCCGCACTTCATCTACAACGCGCTCAACACCATCGCCTCATTCGTCCGCACCGATCCCGACCGAGCCCGCGACCTCATCCTCGAATTCGCCGACTTCACCCGATACTCGTTCCGCTCCGCGGGCCCGTACACGGTGCTGGCCGACGAACTTCGCAACATCGACCGCTATCTGACGCTCGAGCGCGCGCGCTTCGGCCCGAATCTGTCGGTGACACTGCAGATCGCCCCCGAGGTGCTGACGGTCGTGGTGCCGTTTCTGGCGCTGCAACCGTTGGTGGAGAACGCGGTCCGGCACGGTCTGGCCGGGCGCCAGGGCGGGTCCATCGAAATCACGGCACGTGACGAAGGTTCCGACTGTGTGATCAGCGTGGAGGACGATGGGATCGGCATGGATCCTCAGGCCCTGCGTTCCGGGCACGGTGACGTCCTCGGCGAGGGCGAACAGAGCGCCCATGTCGGGCTGAGCAATGTCGACCATCGACTGCGCGCGGCGTTCGGCAACGACTACGGTCTGGTGGTCGAGACCGCCCCGAATGCGGGCACGAAGGTGATCATGCGGGTGCCGAAGTTCCGCACAGGCGTGAGGGTTTAA
- a CDS encoding HhH-GPD-type base excision DNA repair protein, with protein sequence MARLQLTQDPASDDLLSEDPFALLTGMLLDQQIPMETAFAGPRKIVERIGGIDPRLVADYDPEQFTEKFSTTPAVHRFPGSMAKRVQDLAREIVDRYDGDAAQLWLDGNPDGAEVLRRLKALPGFGEQKAKIFLALLGKQYGVTPKGWREAAGDYGKAGTHMSIADVVDKGSLEEVRAYKKKMKAAAAKAKAG encoded by the coding sequence ATGGCGAGACTGCAGCTCACCCAGGATCCCGCGTCCGATGACCTTTTGAGTGAGGATCCGTTCGCCTTGCTGACCGGAATGCTGCTGGATCAGCAGATCCCGATGGAGACCGCGTTCGCCGGACCGCGCAAGATCGTCGAGCGGATCGGTGGAATCGACCCCCGGCTGGTGGCCGACTACGACCCCGAGCAGTTCACCGAGAAGTTCTCGACAACGCCTGCGGTGCACCGCTTTCCGGGCTCGATGGCCAAGCGGGTGCAGGATCTGGCCCGCGAGATCGTCGACCGCTACGACGGTGACGCCGCCCAGCTGTGGCTCGACGGCAACCCCGACGGCGCCGAGGTGCTGCGCCGACTGAAGGCCCTGCCCGGTTTCGGTGAGCAGAAGGCCAAGATCTTCCTGGCCCTGCTGGGCAAGCAGTACGGCGTCACCCCCAAGGGCTGGCGCGAAGCGGCCGGCGATTACGGCAAGGCCGGTACCCACATGTCGATCGCCGATGTGGTCGACAAGGGGTCGCTGGAAGAAGTCCGGGCGTACAAGAAGAAGATGAAAGCAGCCGCCGCGAAGGCGAAGGCTGGATAA
- a CDS encoding WS/DGAT/MGAT family O-acyltransferase, translated as MQTLDPLDAMLLTAELISSPMHVAVALIMTPPEGTTSADFMAEMYEQAMTSRDPVDPRLRRRPHRGVDTGGLWVWRDVTDLDLSHHVHRLTLPSGSSIEDLWALVSELHAEPLDRSVPMWMAYLIDGLDGDRCALYIKIHHIVVDGVAGLTMIGHSLTDDPNRRGMPPFYATTAPEEPSKPRSLNPLSMVRDVAGVATSGLSLARHVASAELANIVGGLMTSTVATPFGAPQTRFNTKLGPRRVFAATSLDRKRIRAIQDAADVTGNDVVTALVTGVLRDWLTKQDELPDESLVALCPVTVRGHESAGDDGHGNQFGLGMCPLPTVVEDPAERLSLVHYAMSNVKHQVAANGPGAMLLVLMPAVVPTVVSPMLPFGSRVKPSYNLPISNVPGPPKPSYFNGASVDEIYPVSVVYDGMALNVTLCSYADQIGVGYIADRDVMADVNDLVPLTETALAELEAAVL; from the coding sequence ATGCAGACACTCGACCCCTTGGACGCGATGCTGCTGACGGCGGAGCTGATCTCCAGTCCGATGCACGTCGCGGTCGCGCTGATCATGACCCCACCCGAGGGCACGACGAGCGCGGACTTCATGGCCGAGATGTACGAGCAGGCGATGACCTCCCGCGACCCGGTGGACCCGCGCCTGCGCCGGCGCCCGCATCGCGGGGTGGACACCGGCGGTCTGTGGGTGTGGCGCGATGTGACCGATCTCGACCTCAGCCACCATGTGCACCGGCTGACCTTGCCGAGCGGATCCAGCATCGAGGATCTGTGGGCGCTGGTGTCGGAGCTGCACGCCGAGCCGCTCGACCGGTCCGTCCCGATGTGGATGGCATATCTGATCGACGGGCTCGATGGCGACCGGTGCGCCCTCTACATCAAGATTCATCACATCGTCGTCGACGGTGTCGCGGGCCTGACAATGATCGGCCACTCGCTGACCGACGATCCGAATCGACGCGGGATGCCGCCGTTCTATGCCACCACCGCACCCGAGGAACCCTCGAAACCCCGCAGCCTCAACCCCTTGTCGATGGTGCGTGACGTCGCAGGCGTCGCCACCTCCGGGCTGAGCCTGGCCCGCCACGTCGCGTCTGCTGAGCTGGCGAACATTGTCGGCGGATTGATGACCTCCACGGTCGCGACGCCGTTCGGTGCACCGCAGACCCGGTTCAACACCAAACTGGGCCCGCGACGGGTATTCGCCGCAACGAGCTTGGATCGCAAGCGGATTCGAGCCATCCAGGATGCCGCCGACGTCACCGGCAATGACGTGGTGACGGCGTTGGTCACCGGTGTGCTGCGGGACTGGCTGACCAAACAGGACGAGCTGCCCGACGAGTCCCTGGTGGCCCTGTGTCCGGTGACGGTACGAGGTCACGAGTCCGCGGGCGACGACGGGCACGGCAACCAATTCGGTCTCGGTATGTGCCCGCTGCCCACCGTCGTCGAGGACCCGGCCGAGCGGCTGAGCCTGGTGCACTACGCGATGTCGAACGTGAAGCATCAGGTCGCGGCGAACGGCCCCGGCGCGATGCTGCTCGTGCTGATGCCGGCCGTCGTGCCGACGGTGGTCTCGCCCATGCTGCCGTTCGGCTCACGGGTGAAGCCGAGCTACAACCTGCCGATCTCGAATGTGCCGGGCCCGCCGAAGCCGAGCTATTTCAACGGCGCGAGCGTCGACGAGATCTATCCCGTGTCAGTGGTGTACGACGGGATGGCACTCAACGTGACACTGTGCTCGTACGCCGACCAGATCGGCGTGGGCTATATCGCCGACCGCGACGTGATGGCCGACGTGAACGACCTAGTTCCGCTGACCGAAACCGCTCTCGCGGAACTCGAGGCCGCCGTCCTCTAG
- a CDS encoding Rv1157c family protein has translation MREFTVPQIAKLALLLTTASLVAATNLGFGPVAAADPAIPLDPGQLPGLDAMQMLGPVVQQAAGNPSSAQSLLLAAASQLAGGATTPGGSAALAQQVTKFVQEGGAAGPAAALPAAVPPAAAATGVSHGTTPLLTPGPGNGPAPLPEHLPDGAAPSSIFGTEAHLPTGIDPTHAVGPAPEAMPEVPTPVTVVNPAAPPAPSATPVGNSINVATPAPAPAAAAAPNYDPATPPTQDFMYPSISNGCLKDGGNVIATAISVAGPAKIPTPGPAAGQTAYVFTAVGTPAPAAEQKLPLNVTWVNLTTGKSGSATLKPNPDINSAGPTTLTAIADTGSGSIMSTIFGQVTTVDKQCTFMPTIGSTVVP, from the coding sequence ATGAGGGAGTTCACCGTGCCGCAGATCGCCAAGCTGGCTCTTCTGCTGACCACCGCGTCGCTCGTGGCCGCGACCAACCTGGGTTTCGGCCCGGTCGCGGCCGCGGACCCGGCCATCCCGCTGGATCCCGGCCAACTGCCCGGCCTCGACGCCATGCAGATGCTCGGACCGGTTGTCCAGCAGGCCGCGGGGAACCCCTCATCGGCGCAGTCGCTGCTGCTCGCGGCGGCTTCGCAACTCGCTGGTGGCGCCACCACGCCCGGCGGCTCCGCCGCCCTGGCCCAGCAGGTGACCAAGTTCGTGCAGGAGGGCGGGGCCGCCGGTCCGGCGGCCGCACTCCCCGCGGCGGTTCCCCCCGCCGCCGCGGCAACCGGCGTCTCCCACGGCACCACGCCGTTGCTGACGCCCGGCCCTGGCAATGGCCCCGCCCCCCTGCCTGAACACCTGCCCGACGGCGCCGCACCCAGCTCGATCTTCGGCACCGAGGCTCATCTGCCCACCGGCATCGACCCGACGCACGCCGTCGGCCCGGCGCCCGAGGCGATGCCCGAGGTTCCCACTCCGGTGACCGTCGTGAACCCGGCCGCCCCGCCTGCCCCGTCCGCGACGCCGGTGGGTAACTCGATCAACGTCGCGACGCCGGCACCGGCACCCGCGGCCGCTGCCGCCCCGAACTACGATCCGGCGACGCCGCCCACGCAAGACTTCATGTACCCGTCGATCAGCAACGGCTGCCTCAAGGACGGCGGCAACGTGATCGCCACGGCGATCTCCGTCGCCGGGCCGGCGAAGATCCCCACCCCGGGACCGGCCGCCGGGCAGACCGCCTATGTGTTCACCGCGGTGGGCACGCCGGCACCGGCCGCCGAGCAGAAGCTGCCGCTCAACGTCACCTGGGTCAACTTGACCACCGGCAAGTCGGGCAGCGCCACGCTCAAGCCGAATCCGGACATCAACTCCGCAGGCCCGACCACGCTGACCGCCATCGCCGACACCGGCTCGGGCAGCATCATGTCGACGATCTTCGGCCAGGTGACCACTGTGGACAAGCAGTGCACCTTCATGCCGACGATCGGTTCGACAGTCGTGCCCTAA
- a CDS encoding mannosyltransferase: protein MVTRSGARAAIRARRAGVRTAPVTAPKSPRRYSRTVDTKAWAARSAWLGPVLLILSVAARLGWTYLAPNGANFVDLHVYLGGAAALDHPGTLYSYVYADQTPDFPLPFTYPPFAALVFYPLHLLRFGLVAFCWQLGIIAALYGVVRVSQRLLGTPATDGRPVAMVWTAVAIWLEPLRSNFDYGQINVILVLAVLWAAFGSRWWLSGLLVGVAAGIKLTPAVTGLYFLGMRRWGAAIFSAVVFFGTVALSVAVIGQQARFYFTDLLGDARRVGPIGTSFNQSWRGAISRILGHDAGYGPLVLAGIAVTAVLALLAWRALDSDRLGCLLVVQLFGLLISPISWTHHWVWLVPLMIWLLHGPWRNRLGAKLLGYGWLALTLVGVPWLLSFAQPTIWQISRPWYLAWAGLIYIVATLATLAWIAARPRQGPR, encoded by the coding sequence ATGGTGACGCGATCGGGTGCTCGGGCCGCGATTCGAGCTCGGCGCGCTGGCGTGCGCACAGCGCCGGTTACCGCGCCCAAATCACCCCGTCGCTACAGTCGCACGGTGGACACGAAGGCCTGGGCGGCGCGGTCAGCGTGGCTGGGCCCGGTGTTGCTGATCCTCAGCGTGGCCGCGCGGTTGGGCTGGACCTACCTGGCGCCCAACGGCGCCAACTTCGTCGACCTCCACGTCTACCTCGGCGGCGCCGCGGCGCTCGACCATCCCGGCACGCTGTACTCCTACGTCTACGCCGACCAGACCCCCGACTTCCCGCTGCCCTTCACCTACCCGCCGTTCGCGGCGCTGGTGTTCTACCCGCTGCACCTGCTGCGGTTCGGGCTAGTGGCGTTCTGCTGGCAACTGGGCATCATCGCCGCGCTCTACGGTGTGGTGCGGGTCAGTCAGCGGCTGCTGGGCACGCCGGCCACCGACGGTCGGCCCGTCGCGATGGTGTGGACCGCCGTCGCGATCTGGCTCGAACCGTTGCGCAGCAACTTCGACTACGGGCAGATCAACGTGATCCTGGTGCTGGCTGTCCTGTGGGCGGCCTTCGGCAGCCGGTGGTGGCTGTCGGGTCTGCTGGTCGGCGTGGCGGCCGGGATCAAGCTGACGCCGGCCGTCACGGGCCTGTACTTCCTGGGCATGCGCCGCTGGGGTGCGGCGATCTTCTCCGCGGTGGTCTTCTTCGGCACGGTCGCGCTCTCGGTGGCGGTCATCGGGCAGCAGGCGCGGTTTTACTTCACCGATCTGCTCGGCGACGCCCGGCGCGTCGGACCGATCGGAACGTCGTTCAACCAATCGTGGCGCGGCGCGATCTCGCGCATCCTCGGCCACGACGCCGGCTATGGACCGCTGGTGCTGGCCGGGATCGCGGTGACGGCGGTGCTCGCGCTGCTGGCATGGCGGGCGCTGGACTCCGACCGGCTGGGCTGCCTGCTGGTGGTGCAGCTGTTCGGCCTGCTGATCTCGCCGATCTCGTGGACGCATCACTGGGTGTGGTTGGTCCCGCTGATGATCTGGCTACTGCACGGTCCGTGGCGAAATAGACTGGGCGCCAAGCTACTTGGTTACGGCTGGCTGGCACTGACGTTGGTCGGGGTGCCGTGGTTACTCAGTTTCGCGCAGCCCACGATCTGGCAGATCAGCCGCCCCTGGTATCTGGCCTGGGCTGGCCTGATCTATATCGTGGCGACCCTGGCGACGCTGGCCTGGATCGCGGCTAGACCTCGCCAAGGACCTCGTTGA
- a CDS encoding 4a-hydroxytetrahydrobiopterin dehydratase: protein MPLTDEEVDAAVTNLDGWEHADGALRRSVKFPSFLEGIEGVRKVAEHAERKDHHPDIDIRWRTVTFALVTHSEGGITDKDVQMAAEINEVLGEV from the coding sequence ATGCCGTTAACCGACGAAGAAGTGGATGCCGCCGTCACGAATCTGGATGGCTGGGAGCATGCCGACGGCGCGCTGCGCCGCTCGGTGAAGTTCCCGTCATTCCTCGAGGGAATCGAGGGAGTACGCAAGGTCGCCGAACACGCCGAGCGCAAAGACCATCATCCCGACATCGATATCCGCTGGCGCACAGTCACTTTCGCACTCGTCACACATTCTGAGGGCGGGATCACCGACAAGGACGTGCAGATGGCCGCCGAGATCAACGAGGTCCTTGGCGAGGTCTAG